The following DNA comes from Candidatus Tanganyikabacteria bacterium.
GCTGGGAGAGCGGCTGGGCGTTGATCGCCGCGAGCTACGTGAACACCATCAACGCGGCGGCATCGACTGGCGGAGAGCCGCTCAGCGAGGTTCATGCGGCGTGACCGTCATTTTGAGAGTTACACCCAAACCTTTCCGCCGAAATAGACCTGGTCGCCGACCGCACGCACTTCAACACCATCAAGCTGCTCAAGGGCGGCGACGCCGAGACCAACGGCTTCACCTACGTGGTCAACCTGACCACCGAGAACTCCATCAACGTGAAGATCAAGGCTGCCGATGCCGCATCGCTGGGCGTGCAGGCCGCCGACCTCAAGGTCGACAACAAGGACAACGCGACCGGCGCGCTGGTGCGCCTCGACAAGGCGATCGAGAACGTCGCGACCATCCGGAGCCAGATCGGCACGGGTATCGAGCGCCTCACGCACTCGATCAACAGCCTCGGCGTCACGACCGCCACCGCCCAGGACAGCCAGTCGGTCATCCGCGAGCTGGATACCGCCAAGGAGTCGGTCCGTCTGGCACGAGACCGGATCATGTCCGACAGCAGCCGAGCGATGTTCGTGCAAGCCAACAAGCTAGCCAGCCTGGTCCTCGATCTGTTCAAGTAATCTAGAATTGGCCGCATGACGGCGGCCGAAGCGCACATCCGGGCCCGCCTCGCCGAGGGAGGCCGGCTCACGTTCGCGGAGTTCATGGCCCTCGCCCTGTACGGGCCCGGCGGCTACTACTGCACGGATCGATCCCGGATCGGGCCCGCGGGAGACTTCTACACCAGCCCCACCGTCCACCCGGCATTCGGCGCCCTCCTGGCCGGGCAGGCGCGCGAGATCTGGCAGCGCGCGGGTAGGCCCCACGCGTTCGACATCCTCGAACTTGGAGGCGGACGGGGCACCCTGGCGGCGGATCTCCTCTACGCCCTTCGCGAAGGCGATCCGGCATGCTTCGCGGCCGTCCGCTACACCGTGAGCGACCTGGCCCCTCCGCCGGACGTGCCCCCGGCCGTCGCGCACAAGATTGCCTTCAGGCCGGGGGATGCGGGCCTGCCCGATGTGGTGACGGGCTTGGTGCTGGCGAACGAGTTCCTGGACGCCCTCCCGGTCCACCGCGTGCAGAAGCTGCAAGGAAAGCTGCAAGAGCTCTACGTGGAGATCGCCGGCGATCGGCTCTGCGAATCCCCCGGGCCACCTTCGAAGCCGGACCTGGAGCTGCAAGTCGCCCCCTGGTTCGGCGACCTGCCCGAAGGCGGTACGGCCGAGGTCTCGCTGGCCATGGTCGCGTTCATGAAGCGCCTCGGGGCCGCCCTGCGTGGCGGAGTGGCCCTGTTCATCGACTACGGCGGGTGGCGATCGGACTTGCTGCGGCGGCCCGCGGGTACTCTCCGGGCATACTGGCGGCATCGCATCCAGCCAGGGCCGTTCGAGGCGATCGGTGAGGCTGACATAACCTGTCATGTGGACTTTTCCAGCCTGCGCAATCAGGCTGCTGCGCTTGGTTTCGAGGTCCTGGGGGAGATCTCCCAGGGGGCATTCCTGCAAAACCTCGGCATGGCCGAACTTCGGCGGGCACTTGCCGCCGCGCCGCTGGACCCGCCTGCCCTGGCGGCGAACCTGGCCGCCTTGGAGGATCTGGTGGCTCCCGCCGGCCTCGGGGCCTTCCGGGTCATGGCCTTGGGCGCGGCGACGGCGGGGCTGCGCCTCTCCGGTATCGAGGGGGGGCCATTGCCGCCGCTGTGCGCGCCCGCGGCGACGCGCCGGCACATGGCGCTGTGGGGCGGCAACCTCCCCGGCGACGCTTGGCGGGAAGTCGAACCGCCGGGCTGGAGCGACCTACTGGTCGGCGGCGTCGAAGACCTTGATTGAGTTGCTGGGGCAATTGCGCTCGGCCGCGCGGATGTAGTCGCCGACCGAGTAATCCGCGCCGTCGCGGACGCCGGACTTGCCCTTCCGGATGCGGAAGACCTCGGGAGCCGTGGCCGCGCAGCGGCCGCAGCCGATGCACGTCTTCTGGTTGACGGTCACGGCCACGACTTGCAGATCAAGCATCACTCCCATTATCGGTAGTTTGTACTGAGATCTGCGATCGGGCTGGTTTTCAGGCCTTGAACTGGTGGGAAGGTTGGGGCGCTTGCAGCGCGGCCTTGTCGGCGACCCAGAGGGGCACATCCTGGCCGACCGTACCAGTCGAGAGCCGAACCTTCACCGTGAGCACGCATGGCTGGCCGATCACCAGATCGGTGAGTTCGAGCCGGAAGCAGATGCCCGTACCGCCGTAGGCGATGGCCGTGGGTGGATGCTCGTGCTTGTAGACGAGGTCGCCCTCGGCCCAGAGTTCGTGCGTGCAGGCCAGCATTCCCCGGGGCGCACCCGTCACGGCCGACAGAATCACGAGATTGAACTGGCACGGGAATCCTTCGGCCAGGATGGTCTGGACGGGCTCTATGAAGGCCTGCCCGTTCTTGCCGGCGACCGTCCCCTGGAAGAGGATCGTCTGGATGCGCGTCTCGGTGACGGGCGGCGTGGCCGGGCCGCCGGTGGGCTTGGACTGGGGCACGCGTGGTCTCTCCATTCCGCTATCTTACTCGGAACGCCTGGAAATCTCCCGTGGGGGCCTCCCAGTGGGTGTCGACGCGGTCCACCGCGGCCAGCGGCGGCCCCTGCCGGGCCCACTCGAGGAGGGCTTCGACCGCCGGCCGCGAGCCCTCGGCGAGGATCTCGACGCGGCCGTCGGGCAGGTTGCGCACCCAGCCGGTAACGCCCAGCTCCCCGGCGCGCTCGCAGGTGCTCTGGCGATACCAGACGCCCTGCACGCGCCCGCAGACCAGCGCATGCACCCGGACATCCTCGCCGCTCACCGGTCGGCCCCCGCGATCCTGGCGGCGATCCAGTCGACGATGGTCCCACAGGCTTCGGCGGCGCCGCGGTCGCCAAGGAAGGAGTGGCCCGCGCCCACCACGCGCACCCACTCCTTGTCCTCGCTGCCCAGTGCCTCGAAGACGGCCCTGGAGTGCACATTCGGGATCACCCGATCCTCGCTGCCGACCACCACCAGGGCCGGCACCGCGACCCGGGCCGCCACGCTCACGTTGTTGATCTCCTTGGTCAGGTACGGCAGGTTGAGCAGGGAGACCGTGCGCTGTAGGAACCCTTGCTCGGCGGCTCGCCTTGCGGCATCCGGATCGGCGAAGAGGTCGGGGTAATCGAACTGGTACGGCACGTGGAGGTGGATGCCGGTCAGGCCGTGCACTTGCCTGGCGACCGCGTAAGCCGCCTCGTAGAACAGCCGCATACCGGGGGACACGGCGTCGCCGGGAATCGCCACCGGTGCGAGCAGCACCCCGCCCGCGAACTGCCGCTCTGGATCGGCGAGCAGGCGCAAGACAGGGGCCGTGCCCACGCTGTGTCCCACCAGGAACAGGTTGGCCGCCGCCGCCGCGCTCTGGCTGCACAAGGCGCGCACCGCCCGCGCGAGGTCGGCATCCTGCCCCGGGCCGGTGTTGTAGCTGCGCTCGCCGCCCGAGGCCCCGTGGCCGCGGAAATCGAACGCCAGCGTGGCGACGCCCCGCGCCGCTAGCGCCGCCGGCAGCGCGCCGAATTCGTCCGCCCGGGAAGCGAAGCCGTGCGCCAGGACGGCGCCGGCGACGACCGTGCCGCCCGGCTGGTACAGGCGCGCCATCAGGTCAGGCTCGCCGGCGATCTGCAGATCCTGGATCAGGTGGGATGACGGGGCGGTGGACATGGGCATGACCTCAAGAGGAAGTTGTCCTGTGCGTGGCTGCTGGCATTGCCACTTGGGGCGCCTTGGGGCGCCATCGCTCGTCGGCCACCCTCCACTTCGCCGGTTTAGCCGCTTCCGGCCGACGAGTGCTCATTTCAGCTGTCCCGAGCGCAGGATCGAGATCAGCAGCCAGGTTCCGAGCAGGGCCGAGAGCGAGAACGTCACGATTGAGAGCGCCGGAAACCCGAAGAGGCGCGGCCCGGAATCCAGGTGCATCATCAGCGCGCCGGCGAGGAGCAGGGCGGCGTTGAGCAGCGAAAAGGCGATCTTGTTGCCGACCACGGTGAGCGTCCGCTCGATGCGGTGCATGTTGCGGAAGTCGGTTTCGATGCGAATCTGCCCGCTGGTCAGCTGGGTCAGGAAGTCGTCGATGCGTCGGGGGGTGCGCATCATGAAGTTCTTGACGTCGAGCGCCAGGCGCATGAGCTGCTCGCCCTGGAGCAACGACGTGAACTGGCTCTGGATCAGGCTGCGGATGAAGGGCTCGGCGACCTTGATGAGCATGTAGTCGGGATCGAGCTGGCGGCAGATTCCCTCGGTCGTCACGAGCACCCGCGAGATGAGCAGGAAGCTGGTGGGCATGCGCACGCGGTACTTCATCATCAGGTCGAGCACCTTCTGCAAGAGCTGGCCCATCTGCACCTCGGCCGTGGGCTTTCCCAGGTACTCGCGCATCAGGTGATCCAGCTCGACCTGCAGGGCGAACTTGTCCACCCGCTGCTGCGGCTGGCCGTACTCGAGGATCCGGTCGGTGGCCCGCACGGCGTCGAACTGGATCATCGCCAGGAAGAAGTCGATCAGGATCTCGCGGCTGCGCGGGTCGGTCCGGCCGACCATACCGAAGTCGATGAGCACGAGCGTCGGCATCCCCTCCGAGCCGCGCCGGAACTGGAACATCACGTTGCCCGGGTGGGGATCGGCGTGGAAGAAGCCGTCCACGAAGATCTGGCGCAGGAAGCAGACCGTGAGGGTCTCGGCGATGCGCTTGCGCTGCTCCACCGATAGCGCGATGGCGGCCGGCCCCTTGCCGCCCCGGCGCGGGAATAGCTGCGAGACCTTCGCTCCCTCGAGGAACTCCTGGACCTGCATGCGCCGTGACGTGTAATCCCAGTGGATGCGCGGCGTCTTGACCTTGTCGCCGTACCAGGCCGCCAGGTTGCGGCCGATCTCCTCGGTGCTGGCTGCTTCCTTGGTGAAGTCGAGTTCGTTGCGGATGATGGCCGCGAACTCCTCGGCCAGGCCGACCACGTTGTTCCACTTGCCCCACTGGGTCCTGGCCGTGATCAGCCGCGCGAAATCGAGCAGCACGGCCATGTCGGCCTCGACCACGACGTCGATGCCCGGCCGCTGCACCTTGACGATGACGTCGAGCAGATCGCCGGCCGGCTGGCGGACCTTCGCCTTGTATACCTGGCCGAGCGAGCCCGCCGCCAGCGGGATGGTGTCGAAATCGGCGTAGATGTCCAGCACCGTGCGGGCCGGCGACTCGGGATGGCGGCCGTTCCATTCCTCGAGGATGACCTGCTCCATCGCCGCCCAGGGCGCCGGCGTGACCTGCTCCTGGAGCTTCGCCAGCTCGTCGATGTAGGGCTGAGGCAGGAGGTCGGCGCGCGTCGAGAGCACCTGCCCGAGCTTGACGTAGGTGGGGCCGAGTTCCTCGAGGATGGCGCGGAAGACCGAAGGGAGCGGCAGGACAAGCTCGGCCTCGGGCGCCTCTTCCAGCTGGCGCACCGCGAGGAACGACGACATCTGGAACCGCTGGCGCAACCCGGCCGGCAGCAGTTCGACCAGCGAGAGGCGGAACAGCAGGATGTCCCACCCGTACTTGGCCAGGATCGAGGCGATCTCGACCCGGCGCTGGTGCGGAGTCGGCGGCGCCGACGGCGGCCGCCCCCGCGAAGTAGGGGACGAGGACATGAGTGCGGGTTCGGCCTTCCCAATCCAGAGGACGAGCGCCAGAGACGCCGTCCGCCCAATTCAGGAAATTGTATCAGAACCGGACTAGCGCGAGTGCCAGGGCGGCGTTGCCCGCCACTTCCCAGTTTGGCCGGGCGGGATCGAGCGTCCGGTCGTCACCCAGCCAGGAGGCGTCGGAAACCGCGACGACCTTGCCGGCGCCCAGGGGCCCGTAAGCGGCCAGCACCTGCGGCCCGCGCTGCCAGGTCGTGATCCGGTACGAGGCCTCCCCGCTGCGGGCCAGGACGAATGCGGGCGGTATCGCCGAAAGGACGCCGGCCGCGGCGAAGCGGGCCGATTCCGACGCTTGCGGCAAGGAGACGATGAATTCCGGCGTCAGCCAATCCACCAGCAGTCCGGCGGACGGATCGCGGGTCAGCGAGCCGGCAAAGCGGATGCCGGCGCTCCCGGCCAGGGCGTCGAGAGCCTGGAACTCCACACGCGACGCCCCTCCCCACTCGCCCGCCAGCAGCAGCGTGGCGCCGGCGCGCACGGCGCGGAGCGTTTCGTCTCGGGCCTTCTGCGAGTAAAAGCTCGGCGCCGCCAGGACGATCACCTCGGCCTCGGGAAGGTCGCCGGACGCCAGGACCCGGACCGCGACGCCCTGGCTTCCCAGCCACGTCCGGATGCCGTCCTGGGCCGGACCTGCCCAGCGATCGTCGAACACCGCCTGCACGGGAACCGCGGAGGGCTCCAGGACCGTCGCGCCCGCCGGCAGGGTCGCGGCGAGCGGGCTGAAGCCCGGCTTGCGAAAGGTGGCCTTCCGGGTCCGCGTCGCGAGCGCCCAGCGCCCGTCGGCACCCGTGACGGCCGACGCATCGCCGGTCGAGACGGTGACTCCCGCCAGGGGTGCGCCATCCGGCCCCGTGACCGCGCCGGTCCGGGGCGTCGGGTCGAAGATGCCGCAAGCGGCCAGCAACGCCGCGCCGAGGCAGCCGATCGTGCCCAGCCTAGCGCCCATCGCTTCCCCACGAGGCGAGGGCGCGGTCCACGGCCAGCAGGCCGGCACCGAAGTAGGGATCGGGGCCGATAGGGCCGAGGTCGATCGCCGAGGCAGCCAGGCGATCCCGGACCTGCCGCGCCGTCAGCCACGGCTCCTTGGCGAGGAGCATCGCGGCCGCGCCGGTCACATGGGGGGCCGCCATGGAGGTCCCGACCATCCAGGCGTGGGAGTGCGGGCGCTGGACCGCGTTCTTGCGGTCGGTGGCGGTCAGGTAAGTCGGCCAGGTCGAATAGATTCCCTTCGCGCCGTCTCCGCCGGGGGCGACCAGGGCGAGTTCGGGGCCGCGATTCGAGTAGCCGGTGAGCTCGTCGTCGCGGTTGGAAGCGCCGACGGCCACCACCTCGGGCATGGTTCCGGGAAAGTCGATGCCTCGGCCGCGGTTGCCGGACGAGGCGACGATCACGACATCCTGCGCGGCCGCGTAGCGCACCGCGTCCCCGAGCTGGCGGGAGGTCGTGCGGCCGCCGATGCTGAGGTTGATCGCCCGCACCCGCACGTCGGGGCGAGACGGGTCGCGCCAGTCGACAGCCGCGACGATCGCCCGCGCGATGCGGTCGTCGTCGCCGGTGCCCGTGTGGCCGATCGCCTTGACCGGCAGGATCCGCACGACGTCGCGCCCCGCCACGGCCAGGATCGTCCCGGCCACGTGTGTGCCGTGCCCGTTGCCGTCGCGGCCCTGATAGGCCGCCGGGCCGCCGGGCCCCTGGTAATCGTCCTCCTCGACCAGATCGACCATCGGCAGGATCGCGGCCTGGAGGTCCGGGTGGGCCGGGTCGACGCCCGTATCGATGGCGGCCACGGTCACGGGGCGCGGGGAGGCCAGCGACCGCCGCGCCGCCTCGGCGCCGACGGCGGCCAGGTCCCAGGTCCCGCCCGGCCCGCAAGCGTCTGGATTGCCGATCGTGTCGCCGCAGTCGTCGGGGTCCGCGTGGATGGCCAGTTCCACGCGGACCGGCGCCTCGGCGGGCGGAGGCGCCGCGGGCAGGCCCGCGCAGCCGGCGAGCCCGCAAGCTGCCAGCGCGGCGAGGAAGGGTAGGCGACCCGGCACGATCCGCATGGTGGCGAGCAGCTCTCCCGGTCGGCTAGGCCGGAGAGGCCAAGAGAAATCTCGCACTCCGGGCGGGCGGTCGTTGCCGAGGTGACAGAGACCACCGCTCAACAGAAAAATGAACTGTTAAGGTGAAACGTAATCGGTTTCCCCCGATTCGCTTGTCTCTAGTGGAACTCCCGGGATCGGAATCGCTAAATCGCCAACTCAAGTTGATGGCTTGTAAACGTGGCGTGAAAGTGCTACCCTCTCTCGAGAGCTCCCCCGGAGCTTTCCATGTCTGAACTCCCAGTCGCCGAGGCCATCCGGAGCGTGCGCGCGCGGATCGCGGAGGCGGCGCGGAGAGCGGGCAGGGACCCGGCCGGTGTCGGTCTGGTGGCGGTTACCAAGGGGGTCACGGCCGACCGCGTGCGCGTTGCCGCAGCGGCCGGCATCTCGTGCATAGGGGAAAATCGCGTGCAAGAGGCTCTGGGCAAGGCCGCCGCCCTGGCGGACCTGGACCTGGAATGGCACATGGTGGGCCATCTGCAGCGCAACAAGGTTGCCGCGGCCCTGGGCCTCTTCGACGTGATCCAGAGCGTGGACTCGACGGCCCTGCTGGAGGAGATTTCCGGGCGGGCGCGGGCGCTGGGGCGCCGGCAGCGGGTCCTCTTGCAGGTCAATGTGGCGCGCGACCCGCGCAAGCACGGTTTCGAACCCGATCGGCTCGCCGCCGCGGTGGAGATCGCCGGCGATCTCCCGGGCGTGCAGGTGGAAGGCCTCATGACGATTCCGGCGCAGGACGCCGATCCCGACAAAACCAGGGCGACCTTCCGCGCTCTGCGCGAGCTGCGGGATCGGGTCGCGCCCGGCCTGGCGGAACTTTCGATGGGTATGACGGGCGACTTCGAAGTCGCCGTGGAAGAGGGCGCTACCCTCGTGCGGGTGGGAACCGGCATCTTCGGTAGTCGCAACTGATAGCTAGGAGGTAGGTCATACAATGAGCGCCGACGTGATGCAGCGGATGAAGGATTTCTTCCTCGGCCCGCAGGCGATGGGGGACTACGAGGAAGAGCACGAGGAGCCCGCCGAGACCACCAAGCGCGGACGCAACATCTCCGTGCTGCACGGCGCGCCGCTGGCCGAGACCCTGGTGCTCGAGCCGCGGTCGTTCGACGACGCCCTGTCGATCATCTCCCACCTGCGCGAGAAGCGGCAGGTCATCCTGAACCTGCACACCGTGCCGGCCGACGAGCGGCAGCGCCTGGTGGACTTCCTGTCCGGCGCCACGCTCGCCCTCGACGGCTACCAGGAGCGGGTCAGCGAGACGATCTTCGCCTTCTCGCCCTCCAACCACAAGATCTCCCGGCCCACCGAGCAGTGGGGCATCGTGGCCGGCGGCCACCGCGACCTCGCCTACAAGGTCAAGTAGGCCGACATGCTGCGCACGTCGGCCACTTGACGGTGTTTTGCGTCCGAAATCCTCCGGACTTCGGACGAAACGTCAAAGGCGACATGCTGCGCACGTCGCCTTGGCACGGCGTGATATCCTGGCTGGCGTATGTCCAGCCCTAAGCTCGCGCTCATCGGCGGCGGCACCATGGCCGAGGCCCTCGT
Coding sequences within:
- a CDS encoding SAM-dependent methyltransferase, translating into MTAAEAHIRARLAEGGRLTFAEFMALALYGPGGYYCTDRSRIGPAGDFYTSPTVHPAFGALLAGQAREIWQRAGRPHAFDILELGGGRGTLAADLLYALREGDPACFAAVRYTVSDLAPPPDVPPAVAHKIAFRPGDAGLPDVVTGLVLANEFLDALPVHRVQKLQGKLQELYVEIAGDRLCESPGPPSKPDLELQVAPWFGDLPEGGTAEVSLAMVAFMKRLGAALRGGVALFIDYGGWRSDLLRRPAGTLRAYWRHRIQPGPFEAIGEADITCHVDFSSLRNQAAALGFEVLGEISQGAFLQNLGMAELRRALAAAPLDPPALAANLAALEDLVAPAGLGAFRVMALGAATAGLRLSGIEGGPLPPLCAPAATRRHMALWGGNLPGDAWREVEPPGWSDLLVGGVEDLD
- a CDS encoding ferredoxin — protein: MLDLQVVAVTVNQKTCIGCGRCAATAPEVFRIRKGKSGVRDGADYSVGDYIRAAERNCPSNSIKVFDAADQ
- a CDS encoding acylphosphatase, which codes for MSGEDVRVHALVCGRVQGVWYRQSTCERAGELGVTGWVRNLPDGRVEILAEGSRPAVEALLEWARQGPPLAAVDRVDTHWEAPTGDFQAFRVR
- a CDS encoding alpha/beta fold hydrolase; amino-acid sequence: MSTAPSSHLIQDLQIAGEPDLMARLYQPGGTVVAGAVLAHGFASRADEFGALPAALAARGVATLAFDFRGHGASGGERSYNTGPGQDADLARAVRALCSQSAAAAANLFLVGHSVGTAPVLRLLADPERQFAGGVLLAPVAIPGDAVSPGMRLFYEAAYAVARQVHGLTGIHLHVPYQFDYPDLFADPDAARRAAEQGFLQRTVSLLNLPYLTKEINNVSVAARVAVPALVVVGSEDRVIPNVHSRAVFEALGSEDKEWVRVVGAGHSFLGDRGAAEACGTIVDWIAARIAGADR
- a CDS encoding AarF/ABC1/UbiB kinase family protein; translated protein: MSSSPTSRGRPPSAPPTPHQRRVEIASILAKYGWDILLFRLSLVELLPAGLRQRFQMSSFLAVRQLEEAPEAELVLPLPSVFRAILEELGPTYVKLGQVLSTRADLLPQPYIDELAKLQEQVTPAPWAAMEQVILEEWNGRHPESPARTVLDIYADFDTIPLAAGSLGQVYKAKVRQPAGDLLDVIVKVQRPGIDVVVEADMAVLLDFARLITARTQWGKWNNVVGLAEEFAAIIRNELDFTKEAASTEEIGRNLAAWYGDKVKTPRIHWDYTSRRMQVQEFLEGAKVSQLFPRRGGKGPAAIALSVEQRKRIAETLTVCFLRQIFVDGFFHADPHPGNVMFQFRRGSEGMPTLVLIDFGMVGRTDPRSREILIDFFLAMIQFDAVRATDRILEYGQPQQRVDKFALQVELDHLMREYLGKPTAEVQMGQLLQKVLDLMMKYRVRMPTSFLLISRVLVTTEGICRQLDPDYMLIKVAEPFIRSLIQSQFTSLLQGEQLMRLALDVKNFMMRTPRRIDDFLTQLTSGQIRIETDFRNMHRIERTLTVVGNKIAFSLLNAALLLAGALMMHLDSGPRLFGFPALSIVTFSLSALLGTWLLISILRSGQLK
- a CDS encoding S8 family serine peptidase encodes the protein MRIVPGRLPFLAALAACGLAGCAGLPAAPPPAEAPVRVELAIHADPDDCGDTIGNPDACGPGGTWDLAAVGAEAARRSLASPRPVTVAAIDTGVDPAHPDLQAAILPMVDLVEEDDYQGPGGPAAYQGRDGNGHGTHVAGTILAVAGRDVVRILPVKAIGHTGTGDDDRIARAIVAAVDWRDPSRPDVRVRAINLSIGGRTTSRQLGDAVRYAAAQDVVIVASSGNRGRGIDFPGTMPEVVAVGASNRDDELTGYSNRGPELALVAPGGDGAKGIYSTWPTYLTATDRKNAVQRPHSHAWMVGTSMAAPHVTGAAAMLLAKEPWLTARQVRDRLAASAIDLGPIGPDPYFGAGLLAVDRALASWGSDGR
- a CDS encoding YggS family pyridoxal phosphate-dependent enzyme encodes the protein MSELPVAEAIRSVRARIAEAARRAGRDPAGVGLVAVTKGVTADRVRVAAAAGISCIGENRVQEALGKAAALADLDLEWHMVGHLQRNKVAAALGLFDVIQSVDSTALLEEISGRARALGRRQRVLLQVNVARDPRKHGFEPDRLAAAVEIAGDLPGVQVEGLMTIPAQDADPDKTRATFRALRELRDRVAPGLAELSMGMTGDFEVAVEEGATLVRVGTGIFGSRN
- a CDS encoding cell division protein SepF, whose translation is MSADVMQRMKDFFLGPQAMGDYEEEHEEPAETTKRGRNISVLHGAPLAETLVLEPRSFDDALSIISHLREKRQVILNLHTVPADERQRLVDFLSGATLALDGYQERVSETIFAFSPSNHKISRPTEQWGIVAGGHRDLAYKVK